ataaattataaataactcaATTCTTGTATAATATCTAATagtaagataatataataattatttataactacaataattatttataactaaaGTTATAAAATAACATTAACCGTATACAAAATATTTGTACTATTTAATTACAGAATTaatgtattaatatattaaaataataaaaaaatttatcactttATACGATatgattgaattatttttatacatctcATCGCAAcataatatcaattttataattctgAAATATAATtccagtaattttttatttaaatattaataataaaattttttaaatattaatatattaaaattataaaaaatatttattattataaaaatataatataaataaaaaaaattaatataatataaatattttattataatatattaataattaaaaataataataaaaacaatttaaaaaaaaaataattgtctggcgccactttaagtggcgccagacattaaaaaaaaaaaaaaaagagcctggcgccacttaaagtggcgccaggcTCTGGCGCTTGTTAAAGAGGCGTCAGGAGTCCTTTTCGGCTGCCACGTGGCAGTCAAACTCCAAAAtcgcaaataaaattttctcaaccCCAAATTCGAAAATAAAAATAGCCCCGAccctaattttgcaaaaagcccAATTTCTCACCACCTTTTTTTCTTCTGATGGGAAGTTTCTTTATCAGCTTTGGTTCAGTGTCCACTACGTGTGCACACTGTCAGTTTTCACTTTTATTACTGTCTATTTAACTTATTGTCAACCACTTTTGATTCTTTATGGAAGCTTTGAGAATGGAGCCACAAGATTCAGGTGTAATTTTAAATCACTTTCACTGGAAGGATTGGTCCCTGTCTATACCAGGAAtgacaaaaccctaatcaatcTCAATTTTTGTTTAAAATCCCCCTATTTGCATAAGTTTAGGTTCTTTTTGTGGATTAATTAAGCTGATCCACTCCAAATATTGATGACTAATCCATCAGTTTGATTATAATGAAATGAAAGtattatcttaaaaaaaataaatccagTGGAGttataaaaatcatttttaagccgaattaattaaaatacattGAACCAATTTAATCCATTTTGTCTCCGTTCAACAACcaaacaaaatttaatatttttctctttaatttcaATAACCATAAGAATTAAACTAAAATGTTGGTAAACATAAGATTTAGAAAAATAGCCCCAAATTCAATAGAGGAAATGTAAATCAAACAGATGCAGACATAAGCAAAGAAAGATAAGGGGGATCTCTACAAGGTATTTCAAAATTCTGTGATTCTCAAATCAAAATTCTTAAAAGATTAGTTGCATTCCCAATGCAGATCCAATTGTCAATAATGTCTACTATTACCATTACCATATACAGTGGCAGAACCAACGGCAGCTGAAAGGAATCTCTCTATCCCATCAAACacagaagaaaaataaattaataataaaagaatggATCATGCTTGTGCAGAGATCTATTTAGTTATGAAAGACaggaaagaaaaatcaaaaggGCAAATAATGTAGGTAGTTGGAGACTTGAGATGGATTGTGTATGTGTTATATGAATTCATCTTTAAAGTTGTAGCTCTCTTTAAATCGTAATTAATTACAAGCTGCTTCTGAaattcaagaaaataaaaaactaatctGGCTTCTTGATTTGTGATGGTAGAAAATTTATAAGCTCAAATCAAACCCAACACCCATCTCccacaaaaggaaaaaagaagaagataggGAAGCAACCGAGAAAATATATTTCTAATCCCTTCAAGGATATATTCCATCTCTATCcatgtatatataaatatatagatatataagaTTCTTGGGATGAGTAAGCCTTCTTGTTTCAAGAATCTCGATGTTTATGCCAGCAAACGAGCATGGCCACGCAGCGCCTCATGATATAGAATCTTGCCTTCTGTTCTTTAGCTAAGCTACTACACTTGCTAGTAATGGAGGAGTTCTTCTGAGAGTAACTTCTTGGAAGAGCACACTTGTTGGTTGGAGAAGAGCATTTAAGGGAAGAGCTTCTCAAGAGGGGAGACTTTGAAGATGAACTCTTGGTAGAAAAACTTCtaacaaaagaagaagatgaacctTCTTTCTTTGATGTCTTCCACTTCTCATCCATGTAAAAAAAAAGACCAAGCAAGAAATTAAGGCCAATGAAATGATAATTCTCTGTGTATATTATCTGAGAGACAGAGAGATAGTGATTTAAAGGAGAACTGTGGGTTATTGTGGGGTTCTGATAATATATAGAGGAGTTAAGTTATTGCTTGTGTATGGTTGCGTGGTTGTTTTACTGGTGTGTCATGATATGATTGGATAATTCTGAAAAAGGATTCATGGGTGATGTCCATATTAGATGAATCCCTGATTGTTGAACACTCATCTCTCTTGGAGATACATCCATCATTTAATATGGAGACAGTGGTGTCGTACGGTGCTCCATTATGGTGACTTTTTTAAGGTCACATTTGGGAGAGAGAAGAGCAGACGGCAGTGGCTGATTAGtctgtctctctctctacaCTATTTTACCCGGTTTACTGaatatttattaacttttttttctcatttaaccAACCGAgtgttaattattatatttttcaactGCTAAATTAAAGAGCGTTGGATAAttacttttgaaaaaaaaaaaaaaaaaagtgactgCAATAGCATTACTTTTACCCATTAAGGACTGGGTGGGTTTTATAATAATTGAAATTCTTACCTTATGTGTTGAAACCAGGAGCATGCTGTATCTACTCTTCAACTGGGCTCCATTTGGTTCCTTACCTATGAATCTTCAATCAACTCCTAGATGCTGTCTTTATCTCTTTACAACTTCAAATCCTTTATCATGTAATTATCTTATACATTTTACGATTGACATTAAcaatgtatttttcttttttatttgatatatataaaattaaatactaacaattttaaatgtaaaattagTTATGAgatttgtatttaattaatgttaatatagaaaaaaccgtattataaatttaagttctcacattattaatttatcactcTGCAACTACTAATTACTAACATTATgaactaattataaattttgaattaattaatgttttaattCAACATTGCCAATTACTTGTATTCTCTTGggattcttttattatttcttgCATTCTCTTGGGATTCTTTTTTCGAAATTTTCACTATAAGGTTCTTAGCGTATGAATTATGCCACATTAAGATTGATGAAATGTGTCCTCTGCCATCTGTCTATCTTTTATTAGTATTTTATTAATCCAAATTTACAAAATTCCTCGAATCAAAATAATCCAGTGTGCCTTCTCTCCATGTGATGAAATTAATATGTTCTCTGGCGGAGGACAAGCTTCAAGATTTTTCTGCTTTTCAGATTGGTATTCATCGTAGGACTTTAGACCGACCATCATTAATTCTCTTACTTATTCATTAATTTCTGTGTTTCcgtacagaaaatatatgacaATGAGGCTTTTGTTTAATACAATAAACAATCTTTTTTTTACGaaactatatataaaaaagcaATATTAGAAAACATAGATTattgttaataaataaataggttTTATTTGTGGAATTAGTCATATTCATGTGATCATAACACTGTTTTCTCAATCATAGTTAAGAGAATATTTGACCTTAGCAGAATATTAATTTGAAtcaaatcataattaaaaaaaataaaacaaacccATAAAATCTCTACCATCAAAACACATAGAGACCTTTACACAATGTCAAATTAAATGGCAAAAATCTTGAGTTGTGCTGCAGAAGATGTAATGGGGGTAGGCTTGCTATGGCAATTGCTTGAACAACTTTAACTTGAGTTGATGTATAAGATTTGATTGGTCAAAATGCTTGAAGAGATGAGTCAAAATCAATCCACATGGTATGTTGTGTTTGGTATACAAGGTAACTTAAGGCTCTTTGGGCatggcattttttttttataaagcttAAACATGTAGGCTTGAGAATATCAGCATTTGGGAGACCCACATGGAGACATGTGAGCTGCACAAGGCATATGATCAGGGTCAGGAAGAGATGGACTTTTGTAAATAAagataaaagtaaataaatttaaaaataataaatattttctttagacTAAACTTAAGAAAATATAGGTCAAACTTTTTTACAATTTTGTGTATAATAAGCATAGCCCATTGTGGTTTTTGCGGGTGAATATAGAGGCCCAAAGTCACAAATAAGCTTCCAAAAAAATGGGAGATTAATGCCCTCAAACACAAAACAGCTTCTAATCTTtccaaaaacaaaaaacaaaacagCTTAGGGTGATCAGATTGCTGTATTCTTGCTAATGACTAATTACAAGGGAACTGTCAACCTAATAGTTGAGTATATTTCTTAAAACTATAATATAAGATAAGCATACGTTAATATTGGAAGTGGAAATTATTCAACGACTTAGGTATAGATTTAAGAAAAGGAAAATGTGAAATCAGACTTTCTGGTGTATGAATCTCTACTATCATtggaaattttttataattattcatgatgaaattatattttatgtcCATATTTTATTTCATAGGGAATGGCTTCCTACATCTAGGATTGCATGGTCAAGGAGGTAAACAGACTCCACCACTAACAACTGACAATAATTGTGATCATCATCATGATTGTCTTTGTGATTCAAAGTCTGTTACGTATGGTTTATGTAAAATTTGTCGTTTGAACGactgttgaaaaaaaaaaaatcaccatCTACaagatattaatttaattttaaaataatataaagaagaattttaaataattaataatttttctttcaaaaaagtAGTTTCAACTTTCTTAATATATATGTTCCATCCTGATCAACTCCCATTAACTTTCTGAAATTCTACGCTCCTTGCCTATTCAAAATCTCAAATGTCATGCAATTAAAAATCTGTTTTCTTTCATATAATAGTCAAGTATATTAGTGGATGTTCTAAAAATTCAAAAGTAAAACCTACAAGATTGATATATAACAAACCCTAGCTAGGCTATCTtagatattttttgaaattaagaaCTGGGAAGTAATTGCGGAATTGAATAGATATTAACTAAGAGCATGGCAATTCGAAAAATCCATATAGCTAGCAAGATTATGTTAGATACATCACCTTTATGATATTTGGATGCTGTAATGATGAACAAGTGTATGTAGTCAGATATTTGCTGATGCAGCATCATCAAGATTCTCATAAAAACGAGGAACTCTCCCGATTGAGTAGGCGACTGGCCCAGGTCGGCAGTAGCCTTACCTCAGAGTGAAGCCTCCGGAAGTTGTGAATCTTGATGTTGCCGCATCTGCCAACACTGACTGATGGATGGTTCCTGAGATGTCTCTATATATCCCTGAAACACCATTGCCTCCAtgaacaaaaagaaagaaacagCCACCTAGGTTGGGAAAAAACAGAAGCTGAAGAGAATGTAACAGAAAAAGAGATGTGTGGattgaagagatagagagagggtATTTATAGAATGAATGGAATACATATGATTGGTCCAACTTAGGATATAGTCTTaactccctctctctctctctctctctctctctccccgccTTTTAAGCGAAACTTTTTGTTAAtttaatcaaatgttttaaattCTATTGTAATagtttgtatttaattatgatCATCAGTTAGATAAAAAATGTGATTACGTGTCATGTAATGTGAAATATACACacccaaataaaaattttagaaaatctacaatattattattattattttttttttaaaaaaagaagaaatgaaATCATCTAATTAAGGAGGAGTTGGCATGGCATACCTAACAACTTGGTACAGAAACAGGTGTCCAAAAAAGAACTAGTGAGATGAATCTTTTTGGTGGTAAGGAAAGTAGTAAGATATACCTAAACAAAATGACAAATTAGCTAAGCTTCAGTGGAGGGTTGAGGATGAGTAAGAATACTCTTTAATTATTTCagcttaattaataaaaaagatacTCATCCATTTACTACTAAACAAAACCATTTTCATGTGGCCTGTGGGAGCGATGACCTGACCTGACCCCACATATCTATTGTTTTTCTCCCAAAAGATTCTTGCTTGCCACATATATTGCTTGTTTTTCTTTAATCAAAGCAATCATATTTGTATCTTTAGTGATGACTGATGATGAACAAGTGAAACTATTCGTAAGGATTAAGATTATAATAATGTCATCAAACATTTGAATGATCCAAACTCGTATATAATTTCTAGAAAATTCCTCAatagtatatataaaaataaaaagaaattgaagTGTGGAATCAATCCAGGTtccagaaaagaaaaaaaaaaagaagtgatGACACTTAAGATATGTTTAAGGAGGGTAGGGTACTTTATGCTAACCATGATTGTAATTAGCTGAAAATTGGCAGCCCAACGTGTGGACTACGCGTAAAGCTACACTACACACACATCACAAAGCTCCCTACTTTAagattatgtaatatttttaggAGGGGGAATcagttttaagtattttttttatatttaaatttaatttcttaaatttctaATCACtcctaaaaaatattaatttataataaattaaatttaaattaattaaatggtatgtaaaaaaagcattaattattgataattcAACTAAACTCACTCATCCGATCGAAGAAAATAACTTAATATGGACAACTATTCAATCTCTTAGATGGCTTTTCCATAGACAAATATACATGTTTAATTCATTAAAGCTATTTTGTCGTGGTTACCATATACCAAAGAAAGAAATGCTACTGACAGTTATTTTTGAAAGGAttgtttaatattatttattttattaatagaaaaatatttattatattaattattatatttttaattaaaatggtaAAGAGTGTTAAACAATTTTGCCTAAAAGTTAATTAGACATTTATCAAGTTAACCGCATGCACTTGGTCTGGTTGAGAATTCTTGTAATCTTAATAATTAACTaatcaattatttatttcttgTTACTGTAAAGATTAGCATGATGCCCAAGTAGCGTTTGTTTCTTGTGCTGTTGTTCCAAGTTTCATGCCTTCTTAGAGAATACCTATTGTTTATTGAATTTTGATGACTTATTGGTTGAAAAAtaccatataattttaatctaaattcaaattataattttttttaaaatataataaactgaaaccaaattgattttttcatttaaaattttaactgcCTATTACAAGCCCACATGAAGTCGAGTAATGGGCTACATTCAGATCAATCGACCCACAGCCATGCTCTTTCCTCTTAACTTCCGGCCTGCACCATcgtatctttaaaaaaataagaaacttACACGGAAATGCAAACTACTATTCAGATGAATCAAGACAGTAATGGAGATTTGTGCAGACAATAATCGGAAACTCAAAACACATGCAAACACTTTTTAGTTTCATCAGTCCATTTGGGAACTACCAAAAACAAACCAACCTACTACTACACTTCTTTAACCCCAAAAGAAAAGTCGGCTTagaatttacatttttttttctaatttataaaCATTATTCTCCTAATACTGCCCAGCACCCAATAACACCACCCAttacaaaaacaaaaaagacacaAAATCACCAAGCTGATGCTGTTGTTAATTAGTCAAGCACAAGCTTGACGTCTTGAACCCACGGAGAAAAGGAGCTCAAGATCAGGAGGTTGAAAGTAGCCGCTCTTGGGTTCTGTCTTCTTTCCAACTAACATAAATGGCTTCTTCTTTGGGGGTGGCGGACACACTTTCGGCTCTGGTATTCTGCACCTTGGGGTGGTGCAACCATGTTCACCGTCATTGTCAGCCTTCATGATCACCGACTTTTCACTCGACCCTTCTCTCTTCATCCCCCAATAGTATCTGAAACCGACTTCTGTCGATGGGTGGCTTTGAgggttttattatataattattttttagaaagaCCAAATTTCAAGAAACTAAAAGGATGTGGATGGTTCTGGAGGTCACCAAAATTTGTGGTGGACATACTTACACCTAAGTAAAATATGACATCCACGTGTACGACAGTAGGAGCGCCATTTGTCTAGTTGATTGAACATGTGGCCCATTAGTTATCATCCATCTTacatttctatttttttctcgGCGCCAATTACCTTTGGTCGGTGAAGGTGCGGGAATTTTTTATATGCTGCTTAGGTGGTGCTATTTTGTTTTTAACACTGGCAATTCATGGACCCACAAAGACCAACTTGAGAATATGGATATCCGGTCCTACTGtatcaaaattgaattgaattaaaagatattttgtttaattttttaaatcatcaggaaaaaaaaaaaatcatataattaCGATCAGCTTGGTAGTACCCTTCAGCATGATCCAGTAACTCGAAATTAATCTAAATCAAAGATATAACTGGAAATTAATGATTTTAGTTTATAAACTGACTCAAAATTGATACTTACTTTTCACTAATATAAAATCAACTCGAAAATGTCAGTTCAAACTAACACTTAATATTCTATCGAACACTAATAATAAAATAGGGATAGTCATCAATGTTAAAAGTCTAAATTAGGATTGAAATCAAAGCATGATTTCAAATTGAAATCGATGCAAATTGTCAGGTCAGCCAAATAAACGATTCCATCGCAAAAACAGAGTGAAACTTAGGCCAAGTCTACGGTCTCTCTAATTTAGTGAAGTAAATGATTTGGTCCCatcattttcaaaaaataattaaatgatcTCTATACTTTCCATTCCAAAGTGtatataaaattactaaaatgtCTTTATACTAATTCGCATTTATAGTTTCAAAATATAATtagttagtttttataatttaaaataataataacactatttaatatatttttgaaaaatttttttgaCAACTCTCAAAATGAATATCACTACAATATGACagaataaaatgatattttgtGAAAGTAATTAGGCTTAAAATGGTTAATTTAATCTATATGTCCTTATCAACGGTTAGATATTGAATATTTCAGAATGACAAATAGTTAAGACCAATTATTTTTTCACAGGGTTTGCTATCtccttgtatttttattatttgtactGAAAGGTTATTCAGGTTGCTTCAATTCCATAATGCTAATTATTCTCTTTTGAGAAGTAAAATTTCAAGAGATGGGCCGGTTAcctcactttattttttattgatatagCCTAATTTTCATAAAGGCTAatttacagaaaataaaagTGGTGAAAAATGCACTAAAGAATTATGAATTAGCATCTGATCATGAGATAAACTTTCAGAAATACTCAATCACTTTTAGTTTTGAAGACCTTGGCTTTGAGTTGCCAgcgtagttggggtttttgagaAAGAGACACTTGGCACTTGTTTGGGATTACCATCGCACATTGTAAGGAATAGAAAAGAGGTTTTTCTTATATAAAAGATAAGGCGTGGAAGAAGCTCAACTCTTGGAAGATTGCCATGTTATCTCGTCCGGGTaaagaaattttattgaaaactGTATTTCAGCATACGCCATCTTATACTATGAGTTTTTTCTTATTGCCGAAAACTTTTTGGGCGAAGCTTGAAGGAATCATGAATAAGTTTTGGTgggagcatggaggaagaaataGCAAAGGGATTCATTAGTTGGCCTGAGACTGAATGACAATTCCAAGAAAATTTGGAGATCTTGGTTTAAGAAGCTCCATAGTTTTAATATAGTTATGTTGGGGAAGCAATGGTGGAAGATTATCCAGCAACCTCAAGATTTGGTGACTCGAGCCTTAAAAGCTATATATTTTCCATGATCTACTTTCCATTATGTTCCTTTAGCGGCAAATCCAAGCTACATATGAAGAAGTATTTCAGAATCCGGTAAGCTTATTCAGAATGGTTGTTATTGGCAGGTAGGTACTAGTCATTCTATCACTATTTGGGATGAACTATGGCTGCCAAATATGGAGAGTTCTTATGTTACTAGCATTCGACCGACacaaaattaagtttttttagTGTATGATATTATTGAGAACAGAAGTTGGAAAAGAGACGTGATTTGGGATACCTTTAAGAATAGAGATGTAGGAGAAATTCTATCAATCCTGCTTTCTTGATTATAAGCACTAGATAAAATGTGCTGGAAGTTTGAACCGAAAGgagtttatttaataaaaagtgtTTATCGCAGTTTGAGAGTCATTATCAGTGACATGGGTGTTGCTGCTTCACAATTATGGTCCAAATTTTGGAAATGTAGAATTCCTTCAAAAGTAATCAATTTTGGGTGGCGTTTAATATGGCAAGTCTTGTATTGTTTGGATACCCTTCGACGCCAGCATGTAGAAGATGTGAGTTCCAGTTGTCCTATGTGTCACGATGGAGAAAAAACTTTAATCTCCCTTTTCTTGCAGTGTTCTTTTGTAAGATCAGTCTGTATAGTAACTACAATTGTGTGACAATTTCCAAGAGCTACAAATTTATTAGAGTGGTTTGTTAATGTTTGTCAGGTGGCCGATAAAAAAACTGCTGAAGAGATTATTATGGTGTTATGGTCTATATGGATGGCAAGAAATAAAGCAGTTTGGAACCACAAGTTCATGTTGCTATCATCAATTCTTCATCTAGTGAAGAAGGTGTATCATGACTGGCTGGTCCAGCAGCGGTCTTTAGTAGCAGGCCATGAACAACAAGGATTTAGTTGCATTTGGTCAAGACTACCATCAAGCTGGTTAAACATTAATGTCGATGCCTCCCCAAACCAAGCTCAGTGCTATGTAGGAGCAGGTGCAGTATGTCATGATGAGTTTGGTCCATTCGTGGTTGCCAAAACATGGCATATCCCTAGACGTGTTACACCTCAACGGACAAAGATAATGGCTTTCTATGAAATGTTTAGGTGGGTGAAGTTGAGAAACTAAAACCATATTGATATTTTAAGATCTAGTAAAGGGTAGATTCAATGTGTACTTTGATAAATTTGATCTGATTTGTCTCTCTTACTTTCTTTATTCCATTTTCCTTTTGTTCTCTACTGACGTACGTATAACCACCATCCTGCACGTATCTTCTGTTATTGTTATGCTGGTTGTACGTACGAATATACTGCGTCCTTTTCCATCAccaagcggccatttaatttcatttagCGCTATGTGGACACGATCCCGGATGTTTTGAAATTTGTTGTCTTGCGGATCCACCAAGACAATTAGGTTAGAACTCTCATATGTGAATTCGAGTCTTGTATG
This is a stretch of genomic DNA from Manihot esculenta cultivar AM560-2 chromosome 2, M.esculenta_v8, whole genome shotgun sequence. It encodes these proteins:
- the LOC122723130 gene encoding small polypeptide DEVIL 13-like; the protein is MDEKWKTSKKEGSSSSFVRSFSTKSSSSKSPLLRSSSLKCSSPTNKCALPRSYSQKNSSITSKCSSLAKEQKARFYIMRRCVAMLVCWHKHRDS